Proteins found in one Venturia canescens isolate UGA chromosome 6, ASM1945775v1, whole genome shotgun sequence genomic segment:
- the Csk gene encoding tyrosine-protein kinase CSK → MPTYHNAGGGYPNVSVPARQGKLDGNQNHHTTIPSNVTSHSLIQNATQNTISTNLMGTNMLPHPVSPIMTSHAGVTSQNVTSHLNPASPPVIITSNVTNPGNTTAAPLSLNPRHEVKLNAMPWFHGKISRETAERLLRPREDGLFLVRESTNFPGDYTLCVCYQGRVQHYRVKYKNNQLTIDDEEFFENLALLVEHYEQDADGLCTQLTKSLPKQGKQDFCVDPKAFVEAGWVIQTHELELRECIGKGEFGDVLLGVYRGERVAVKMLKDNSEAAQRFLAEASLMTSLIHDNLVKLLGLVFNNQHMYLVTEYMSKGSLVDYLRSRGRLHVTKKDQINFAFDTCAGMAYLESRHVVHRDLAARNVLVAEDNSAKVSDFGLARDENFSLDGGKLPIKWTAPEALKQNKFSNKSDMWSFGILLWEIYSFGRVPYPRIPLADVVKCVEKGYKMEPPDGCPSEVYDIMKQAWDLQPEKRPSFLDIKGKLGLLKVEYTKCAN, encoded by the exons ATGCCAACTTACCACAATGCGGGTGGCGGGTACCCGAACGTATCAGTACCAGCGCGTCAGGGAAAGCTCGACGGGAATCAAAATCATCACACGACGATACCATCGAACGTAACGAGTCATTCCCTCATACAGAACGCAACGCAGAACACTATTTCGACGAATTTAATGGGCACGAATATGCTGCCCCATCCTGTATCACCGATAATGACGAGCCACGCCGGCGTAACGTCACAAAATGTAACGAGCCACCTCAACCCAGCGAGTCCGCCTGTAATTATCACCTCAAACGTTACCAATCCCGGCAACACGACGGCAGCACCCTTGTCGTTGAATCCGAGACACGAAGTCAAGCTGAATGCCATGCC ATGGTTCCATGGTAAAATCTCGAGAGAAACAGCGGAGAGACTTTTACGACCGAGGGAGGACGGTCTCTTTCTAGTCAGAGAATCAACTAATTTTCCTGGTGATTATACGCTGTGCGTTTGTTACCAGGGGCGTGTACAGCATTACAGAGTAAAATACAAGAATAATCAGCTGACGATAGACGACGAggagtttttcgaaaatttggcaTTGCTCGTGGAGCATTACGAACAAGATGCGGACGGTTTGTGCACGCAGTTGACGAAATCGTTGCCGAAACAGGGGAAACAAGACTTTTGCGTCGATCCGAAAGCCTTCGTCGAGGCTGGATGGGTCATACAGACCCACGAATTGGAGTTACGGGAGTGCATCGGCAAAGGTGAATTTGGTGATGTTCTGCTGGGCGTTTATCGCGGCGAGAGAGTCGCTGTTAAAATGCTCAAAGACAATAGCGAAGCTGCACAAAGATTTCTCGCTGAAGCGAGCTTAATGACGTCGTTGATACACGACAATCTTGTTAAATTACTCGGTCTTGTGTTCAACAATCAACATATGTACCTGGTTACCGAGTATATGAGTAAAGGATCCCTGGTGGATTATCTCAGATCACGAGGGAGATTGCACGTTACCAAAAAGGATCAGATCAATTTTGCATT CGACACATGTGCGGGAATGGCATATCTGGAATCAAGGCACGTCGTGCATCGCGATTTAGCAGCCAGAAATGTACTCGTTGCTGAGGACAATTCGGCAAAAGTGTCGGATTTTGGTCTCGCCAGGGACGAAAATTTCTCGCTGGATGGTGGCAAATTACCCATCAAGTGGACAGCACCGGAAGCTCTCAAACAAAAt aaattttcaaacaagtcTGACATGTGGAGTTTCGGGATCCTCTTGTGGGAAATCTATTCCTTCGGTCGTGTACCATACCCAAGGATA CCATTAGCGGACGTTGTTAAATGCGTGGAAAAAGGATACAAGATGGAGCCACCTGACGGATGTCCTTCCGAAGTTTACGACATAATGAAACAA GCATGGGATTTACAGCCGGAGAAGAGACCGTCGTTTCTCGACATAAAGGGAAAGCTCGGACTGCTCAAAGTTGAGTACACCAAATGTGCGAATTAA
- the LOC122412339 gene encoding uncharacterized protein produces the protein MQCQQYYCFPSNQQGGALGPNQYVQPYQQDPYGISQQQQPIQRAGLGNVGQALAQTSYNGPSIMQPQAVGYGSLPFASLDQIRSYIGTPAPIFILPSNCPNPGSQPAAPANPPVAQGCPGIGINCPSSPVHGCLGGGCYPFPVPMGPLWSPYYQQPGNAIGKETRNCGCCPRKSVTQEAQPTSRSLAGYQWGSEGEEHRCAGTTDDTICSRKNCPSAINLQALASQLLAIPGVIPCAATRIVLRKIPGGNVTTSMEETVERAKRSLVTLTKDQLLAESRAAQQVNALINLHMSANPPINVIPTLTSLQLKINLLKSQVEASLNRRLSENQGLGAEGAGNLDAVMLATKSDEELRGLLGTLRKKECDERVNLNFAPYKSQRSIAESRLTNVQNKIAQIEEEMDRRRASVLPRSAMGHQVSQQLSDPGCAAWYGYTGDPTNGNWTTSSLPQNYESPDPFRAVQVRNPKRLNLKPHVGSPETTYENSTNSSNAHSSRSRKDSDEEDCDDRDERSKRSATSPDDRCCHCDKSSDEDSVDEGKKKLGVKIHAPDATDRNELRANSPVNSAVSVLKLSPNVTIVIDNCTRESSKISRRCNLGCKENHENGGAKVALKKNSSLAEPRGFVGPSQENRDRKSFLPSAPPPSPLAESREERKTFKGAMKKFKSRDQKVKEAAASPALLNSKSPDKEERVDYNISTVENSGNKPEYNANKMAEILDKVEDKKYKNPPTTIPPSDSEAPVESQDPPAELIREETVRMVTEIQYEPTAFRAFDYNDARKGKIIEERYKAPPFAEECSLKSTSTESNLTNESVSLRVENYEETPIEPAQRLNSIKNPEPFDHEGSCMKKCERTDAAQKIDKNRAIPSETRLDKMENNGEKRSEEGRKDVLRGVEESEGRSDLISGALSTIGNHVASFGSIIGKIATLKLHNRGESADEILSDEKTKISEHIEEARKNESSIGSRNGGETSKMKNEGNKTEIGRWKYIRFSDVQESTNTSVEDLNSNHATYTLPKIKHSVIESKNGGGKFVVVEKPSKTNKSHELGEPYKTGRSLVIRSRLKSPQTDKQPGPFTVVRGPRKKDKNCIALSLANVKSLAKNRLTTANAIKTSDKFWLKPETSESSKDVAGSSKVTKFFNSSIENDCDNHDRSLNNDPQNPSNLTCIDESVVTVHDYAKIRFNPQTQIIPQPSKPRN, from the exons ATGCAATGTCAACAGTACTACTGTTTCCCTTCTAACCAACAAG GAGGAGCCTTAGGACCGAATCAATACGTTCAGCCCTATCAGCAAGATCCATACGGCATAagccagcagcagcagccgaTTCAGCGAGCCGGCTTGGGAAATGTTGGTCAGGCATTAGCGCAGACGTCGTACAACGGGCCATCAATAATGCAGCCTCAAGCGGTTGGTTATGGCTCATTGCCGTTTGCCTCACTCGATCAGATACGCTCTTACATCGGTACACCAGCTCCGATATTCATCCTTCCGAGCAACTGTCCTAATCCTGGGAGCCAGCCAGCGGCGCCCGCGAATCCGCCGGTAGCTCAGGGTTGTCCGGGGATTGGGATAAATTGTCCGTCTTCGCCGGTACACGGATGTCTCGGAGGCGGGTGTTATCCGTTTCCTGTGCCGATGGGTCCGCTGTGGAGTCCGTATTATCAGCAGCCCGGAAATGCGATCGGCAAAGAGACGAGGAATTGCGGCTGCTGCCCTCGCAAGAGTGTAACGCAAGAGGCCCAACCTACGAGTCGAAGTTTGGCTGGCTACCAATGGGGAAGCGAAGGAGAGGAGCATCGCTGCGCGGGGACGACGGACGACACGATTTGCTCCCGAAAAAACTGCCCCTCGGCGATAAATCTTCAAGCCCTCGCCTCCCAACTGCTCGCCATCCCCGGCGTCATACCGTGCGCGGCAACGCGAATCGTTCTCCGTAAAATTCCGGGTGGAAACGTAACAACCAGCATGGAAGAAACCGTCGAACGTGCCAAAAGGTCCCTCGTCACTCTGACGAAAGATCAACTGCTGGCGGAGTCGAGGGCCGCTCAACAGGTCAACGCGCTCATAAATCTTCACATGAGCGCTAATCCGCCGATTAACGTTATTCCGACCCTCACGAGCCTTCAGCTCAAAATCAATTTGCTCAAGTCCCAAGTGGAAGCTTCGCTGAACCGGCGATTGAGCGAGAACCAGGGATTAGGCGCCGAGGGCGCTGGGAACCTTGACGCCGTCATGCTCGCCACCAAGTCCGATGAAGAACTTCGGGGCTTGCTGGGCACTCTCAGGAAAAAGGAATGCGACGAACGCGTCAACCTCAACTTCGCACCGTACAAGTCACAGCGCTCCATTGCTGAGAGCCGCTTGACCAACGTCCAGAACAAAATCGCCCAGATCGAGGAAGAAATGGACCGGAGGAGGGCCTCCGTACTCCCGAGATCAGCGATGGGCCATCAAGTTTCGCAACAGCTTTCCGACCCCGGCTGCGCCGCCTGGTACGGTTATACGGGCGACCCGACCAACGGCAATTGGACGACATCGAGCCTTCCCCAAAACTACGAATCCCCCGACCCCTTCCGCGCCGTCCAGGTTCGTAATCCAAAACGATTGAACCTCAAACCGCACGTCGGAAGTCCGGAAACGACTTACGAAAATTCGACCAATTCTTCGAACGCGCACTCCTCAAGGTCGAGGAAGGACAGCGACGAGGAAGACTGCGACGATCGTGACGAACGCTCGAAGCGGTCAGCAACCAGCCCTGACGATCGATGCTGCCACTGCGACAAATCCTCCGACGAAGACAGCGTCGatgagggtaaaaaaaaactcggcgTAAAAATCCACGCTCCAGACGCAACCGATAGGAACGAATTACGCGCTAATTCGCCCGTCAACTCCGCTGTTTCTGTTCTCAAATTGTCCCCAAACGTCACTATCGTCATTGACAATTGTACCAGAGAATCGAGCAAAATATCGCGTCGGTGTAACCTCGGCTGCaaagaaaatcatgaaaatggaGGTGCCAAGgttgctttgaaaaaaaattcctcccTCGCTGAACCAAGAGGATTCGTGGGCCCCAGCCAGGAAAACAGAGACAGAAAATCATTTCTGCCATCAGCTCCTCCGCCGAGTCCGCTTGCAGAGTCTCGCGAAGAACGCAAAACCTTTAAAGGAGCAATGAAGAAGTTCAAATCACGAGACCAAAAAGTCAAAGAAGCTGCAGCTTCGCCTGCGCTTTTGAATTCGAAGAGCCCGGATAAGGAGGAGAGAGTGGATTACAACATCAGCACTGTCGAAAACAGTGGCAACAAGCCTGAATATAACGCGAATAAAATGGCAGAAATTTTGGACAAAgtagaagataaaaaatacaaaaatcctCCGACAACGATCCCTCCGAGCGATTCCGAAGCCCCCGTCGAAAGTCAGGACCCGCCAGCCGAGCTAATTCGTGAAGAAACCGTTCGCATGGTCACGGAAATTCAGTACGAGCCAACAGCATTTCGTGCTTTCGATTACAACGATGCGAGGAAaggaaaaatcatcgaagagCGTTACAAAGCTCCTCCGTTCGCCGAGGAGTGCTCCCTCAAAAGCACCAGCACCGAGAGCAATTTGACCAACGAATCGGTCTCACTCAGGGTCGAAAATTACGAAGAAACTCCCATCGAGCCTGCTCAACGATtaaattcgattaaaaatcccGAGCCATTCGATCACGAGGGATCttgcatgaaaaaatgtgagagaACAGACGCTGCTCAAAAGATTGACAAAAATCGAGCTATTCCAAGCGAAACTAGACTCG ATAAAATGGAGAATAACGGGGAGAAGCGAAGTGAGGAAGGGCGGAAGGATGTGCTTCGTGGAGTCGAAGAAAGCGAGGGAAGAAGCGACTTGATCTCCGGTGCTTTGTCGACGATTGGTAATCACGTTGCGTCGTTCGGTTCGATAATTGGAAAAATAGCAACGCTGAAGCTTCACAACAGAGGAGAAAGTGCAGACGAAATATTATCCgatgaaaaaaccaaaatttccGAACATATTGAAGAAGCAAGGAAAAACGAGAGCTCGATTGGATCGAGGAACGGAGGAGAAAcgtcgaaaatgaaaaatgaggggAATAAAACCGAAATAGGTCGTTGGAAGTACATTCGATTCTCGGACGTGCAGGAATCGACCAACACGAGCGTCGAAGATTTAAACTCAAATCACGCAACGTACACTTTGCCCAAAATAAAGCACTCGGTTATCGAGAGTAAAAATGGCGGTGGAAAGTTCGTCGTGGTAGAAAAACCGAGCaaaacaaataaaagtcaCGAGCTCGGCGAGCCCTACAAAACCGGACGCAGCCTCGTGATAAGAAGTCGTTTAAAAAGTCCACAAACTGATAAACAACCGGGACCATTCACGGTGGTACGTGGACCAAGGAAAAAGGACAAAAATTGCATTGCCCTGAGCCTCGCAAATGTCAAGTCTTTGGCAAAAAATCGGCTGACCACTGCCAACGCAATAAAAACGAGTGACAAATTTTGGTTGAAACCAGAAACAAGCGAATCCTCCAAAGATGTAGCAGGCTCGAGCAAagtcacgaaatttttcaattcttccaTTGAAAATGACTGCGACAATCATGACCGTTCCTTGAATAACGATCCTCAAAATCCTTCGAACCTCACGTGCATCGACGAATCCGTTGTCACTGTTCACGATTATgcgaaaattcgtttcaatcCCCAAACCCAAATAATTCCACAACCATCAAAGCCACGAAACTAA
- the LOC122412769 gene encoding uncharacterized protein — protein sequence MNFDEGIEFIKNDLLPEAVHNRCFCEAGSREFLEFSSVQVESLSVERSKKNAKEYFRARMIVKFSGEPKTFPLIIKLLGNATVSDRDYDEFLNEEMFYSKIVQKYKLNIYPKCYVADMGRYGRPVIVLEDLEACGYVRVDGKLDEDHLALGLKAIEGLHQRGLRLKAENYNSFREFYAKLIDTRLDTQSTSVFNETSSRLSRILKKLRCGGLEKIDLENEETLLTLCHGNLIPRECFFYKYEDKKPVEVKIIGWKRIRYCSIIVDLTFLLQDRVTDENEADKYLRIYFQGPEI from the exons ATGAACTTCGATGAGGGCATCGagtttattaaaaatgatCTTCTACCCGAAGCTGTTCACAATCGTTGCTTCTGCGAGGCTGGCTCTCGGGAATTCCTCGAATTCTCATCAGTCCAAGTGGAGTCGTTGAGTGTTgagagaagtaaaaaaaatgcgaaGGAATACTTCCGAGCACGAATGATCGTGAAGTTTTCTGGAGAACCGAAGACTTTTCCGCTCATTATAAAACTTCTCGGGAATGCGACTGTCAGTGATCGCGATTACGATGAATTTCTCAACGAGGAAATGTTCTACAGCAAAATTGtccaaaaatacaaattgaatatttatccCAAGTGCTACGTGGCTGACATGGGTCGATACGGAAGGCCGGTCATCGTTCTCGAAGACCTTGAGGCTTGCGGATACGTACGAGTTGATGGTAAATTGGATGAGGATCACTTGGCGCTGGGTCTGAAAGCCATTGAAGGTCTTCACCAGCGTGGCTTGAGACTCAAAGCTGAGAACTATAATTCGTTTAGAGAGTTTTACGCCAAGCTAATCGACACGAGATTAGATACACAATCTACCAGCGTTTTCAACGAAACATCGAGCAG GCTCTCGCGGATCCTGAAGAAACTTCGATGCGGAggcttggaaaaaattgatctCGAGAACGAAGAGACTCTCCTGACTTTGTGTCATGGAAATTTAATACCTCGAGAGTGTTTTTTCTACAAGTACGAGGATAAAAAACCTGTCGAGGTTAAGATAATAGGATGGAAGCGAATACGGTATTGCTCGATCATCGTCGATTTGACGTTTCTGCTCCAGGATCGTGTTACCGATGAGAACGAGGCAGACAAATATTTACGTATTTATTTTCAAGGCCCCGAGATCTGA